From the Actinopolymorpha singaporensis genome, the window GACCCGAGCTACCTCTCCGGTCTCGAGGGCTTCCTGGCGGCGCTGTCGGCCGAGGCAGACCTGTCACCGGCGGGCCGGATCTTCGCCCGCGGCGCGATCGTGTCGGCGCTGACGAACCGGCTGCTGGTCCAGCGCGAACTGGCCGACCATCCGGAGGTCGCCCGGCGACCGGTCGGACCGGCGATGGTGGTGCTCGGCCTGCCGCGCAGCGGGACGACGCTGCTGCAGCACCTGCTCTCCCTCGACCCCGCGAACCGTTCGCTGCGGCAGTGGGAGGCGAACCGACCGGCACCGGCGCCGGCGGTCGGCGCGGAGTCCTCCGACCCCAGGGTCCGGGCGGCGGAGCGGGCCACCCGGGTGTTGGACCGGATCGCCCCCGCGGCCCGAACGCTCCACCCGACCGGCCCGCGGCTGCCGTGCGAGTGCGTCACGCTGTTCGCGAACAGCTTCGCCAGTCTGGAGTTCAGCGCCATCTACCAGGTGCCGTCGTACACCGGCTGGTGTCTCCAAACCGACATGCGCCCGCACTATGCGTACTACGTGACCCAGCTGCAGGTGCTGGCCCGGCACGATCGCCGCGACCGGTGGGCGCTGAAGTCGCCCGCGCACCTGTTCTGGATGGACGAGCTCGCGCACGCTCTGCCGGAGGCGACGCTCATCCAGTTGCACCGGGACCCGACCGAGGTCCTGGGCTCCTACTGCAGCCTGGCCGCGGTGCTCGCCGCCACCAACGCCCGGCGCGTCGACCGCCGAAAGATCGGCACGTTCTGGCTGCGCATCTGGGTCGAGGGTGTCCGCCGCGCGCGACGGGCCCGGCTCACGCTGCCGGCGGCCAGGATTCACGACGTTCGGTACGCGGATCTGGTCGCCGATCCGGTCGGCTGCGTCGCGCGGCTCTACGACGCCTGCGGCATCTCGTTCAGCGGTCGGTACGAGGCCGCGATCCGGGACTACCTGGACGGTCCCGGACGGCACGGCACCGGCCGGCATGGCTACTCCCTGGAGGACTTCGGCCTTGACCGGCACCAGGTGCGCGCACAGTTCGAGGAGGCTGGCCATGTGCTGTGGCAGTGACCTGATCGGGTGCTTCGGCGACGACCATCCGGCGGTAGGCGGCCGGCAACGCTCGGGACGGTCCCGATGAGGGTGACCTTCGACGGGGTGTTCCTGGGCGAGGGTCGCGGCGGCGACGAGACCTTCCTTCGCGGTCTGCTGGCGGGGCTGGCACTGCGCGCCGACCCGGCCGACCGCTTCGAGGTGCTGACCCCGAACGGCGTGCTGCCGCCCGAGGTCGCGTTCGCGCCCGCCTTCACCGCCTCGGCGATCCGGCGACGACCAGGGCCGTGGCATTTCACCCGGACACTGCCCGCACAGCTGCGCCGGGCACGGCCGGACATCCTGGTCGCCGTCACCCATGGGCCCGTCGGCAGCCCGATACCGGTGGCACTGACAGTCGGGGACCTCTCCTTCGAGCACCGTCGCCGGGACTACCCGCCGGCGACCGCGTTCCGGCTGCGCACGCTGGTGCGGCGTCAGGCGCGCGACGCGTCGGTGGTGCTCGTGCCGAGCGAGTTCACCCGGGCGGACGTAGTTGCCAGCTACGGTGTGGCTCCTGAGGCGGTGAGGGTGGTGCCGAACCGCGTGACCGCTCCTGCGCGCCTCGATGCCGGCACGATGGCCGAGGCCGATGCGTGGCTGGCGACCCGCGGCGTACGTGCGCCCTTCCTGCTGTATCTGGGCAACCTGCATCCGCGCAAGAACGTGCCGCTGCTGATCCGTTCGTTCCTTCGTGCACAGCGAGCGAACGCGGACCTGCGCGGGCACCAACTGGTGATCGCAGGGGGACGCTGGTTCCGCGGTGACGACGAGAAGGAGGCCGCAGCGGGCAGTGGGCAGGTGGTCTTCCTGGGTAGGGTCAGCGACTCCGTTCGGTCTCGACTGCTCGGCGGTGCCTCAGCTGTCGCGTACCTCTCGCTGTTCGAGGGTTTCGGGCTGCCGCCCCTGGAGGCCATGGCACACGGAACCCCGGTGCTCACCTCGCTCGCGACCTCGCTGCCCGAGGTCTGCGGGAACGCCGCGCTGCTGGTCGACCCACTCGACGGCGAGGCGGTGACCGCGGGGGTGGTCCGCATCCTGACAGACGAAGCGCTGCGCGAGCGGCTGCGCGTGGCCGGGCCGGCCCGCGCCGCGGAGTTCGACACCGAGCGAGTCGGAACCGCGGCGGTCGACGCGCTGCGATGGGGGCTGGCGCGTGGTCCTGCTAGGAGAAGGTGAAGGAGAAGGAGGAAGCATGTGGAACTCACGCGGTGACGGTTCCCTGGGGCTGCTGGGGACCATCCGGGCCGACCTGGCTGCCATGTCGACTCTCAAGGGCAGTCCGAAACTCACGGCGGCGTCCGCGGTCGACGTGCTGGCGTTGCCGGGCACCTGGGCGGTGCTCCTCTTCCGGCTGGCGGCCCACTGCCACCGCTCGCACCTACGCCCGTTTTCCAGGATGCTGTACTTCCTCGACGTCGTACTCTTCGGCGCCGACCTCGCGCCCGGTGCGCAGGTCGGGCCGGGACTGGCGATCCCGCATCCGGTCGGCTGCGGTTGGGGCAGCGGGCTGACCGTGGGGCGGAACGTGATCATGACCGGAGCCGCGCGGTTCGGCACGGCCGCCGCCCAGGACGAGGCCCGGATGGGACAACCCACCATCGGTGACGACGTGATCCTGCTGGACGGGGCCAAGGCGATGGGCCCGGTGAGCATCGGGGACCGAGCCGTGGTCGCCGCCAACGCTCTGGTGCTCCACGACGTCCCGCCGGACGCGATCGTGGTGGGCCAGCCCGCCCGAGTGGTAAAGATGCGCTACGAGCGCCCGGGCTCCGTGGGCCGGGACGGTGCCGTACTCGCCGCCGAACGCGCGGTCGCGGAGGCCGCAGGGACCACCGAGGGCAGATGAACGAGCAGGCAGGGGTGACCAGGCCGAGGCGATGGCTGTACGCGGCCGGCCTGACGATGTTGGCGCCGTTCCTCGCCGAGACGGTGGCCTCGTCCAACACCCCGGCAGTGGTCTTCCCCCTCGTACTCCCCGTCCTTCTCCTGGTCTACGGGGTGCCCGCGCTGCTGGTCCGCGAACTCTGGGTTCGCCAGCGGATCGGCTGGCCCGGCGTCCTGGTGCTGGGACTCGCGTACACACTGCTCAACGAGGGACTGGTCGCCGCGACCTGGTTCAAACTCGCACCCGCGTCGGGCAAGGTGCTCGTGTTCACCGCATCGCAGGCGTTGCACGTCGGCGGAGTGAACCTGGCGGTCGCGGCAGGCCTTGTGGTGTTCCATACCGTCTACAGCATCGTGCTCCCGTGTGCCCTGGCTCACGTGTGGGCGGGAGGGGCCCGCGGCGTGCCCTGGCTGGGTCGCACCGGCATCATGGTCGGCTCCGCGCTGGTACTGCTGGTGATGGTTGGCTCGCTGACTCCCAGGGCGACAGTTCGGGCCTGCACGGGACCAGCCCTGGCCAGCTGCACGGTCGGCCGGCGGTTGAGTTTCCTCGCCATC encodes:
- a CDS encoding glycosyltransferase family 4 protein, producing MRVTFDGVFLGEGRGGDETFLRGLLAGLALRADPADRFEVLTPNGVLPPEVAFAPAFTASAIRRRPGPWHFTRTLPAQLRRARPDILVAVTHGPVGSPIPVALTVGDLSFEHRRRDYPPATAFRLRTLVRRQARDASVVLVPSEFTRADVVASYGVAPEAVRVVPNRVTAPARLDAGTMAEADAWLATRGVRAPFLLYLGNLHPRKNVPLLIRSFLRAQRANADLRGHQLVIAGGRWFRGDDEKEAAAGSGQVVFLGRVSDSVRSRLLGGASAVAYLSLFEGFGLPPLEAMAHGTPVLTSLATSLPEVCGNAALLVDPLDGEAVTAGVVRILTDEALRERLRVAGPARAAEFDTERVGTAAVDALRWGLARGPARRR
- a CDS encoding sulfotransferase family protein; the encoded protein is MSGAGVARTRRPYTWPPLRFYNSVADRVPRLARPLGTVPELQAAALSVAGPPPGQRGDGDFGDPSYLSGLEGFLAALSAEADLSPAGRIFARGAIVSALTNRLLVQRELADHPEVARRPVGPAMVVLGLPRSGTTLLQHLLSLDPANRSLRQWEANRPAPAPAVGAESSDPRVRAAERATRVLDRIAPAARTLHPTGPRLPCECVTLFANSFASLEFSAIYQVPSYTGWCLQTDMRPHYAYYVTQLQVLARHDRRDRWALKSPAHLFWMDELAHALPEATLIQLHRDPTEVLGSYCSLAAVLAATNARRVDRRKIGTFWLRIWVEGVRRARRARLTLPAARIHDVRYADLVADPVGCVARLYDACGISFSGRYEAAIRDYLDGPGRHGTGRHGYSLEDFGLDRHQVRAQFEEAGHVLWQ
- a CDS encoding serine O-acetyltransferase; protein product: MWNSRGDGSLGLLGTIRADLAAMSTLKGSPKLTAASAVDVLALPGTWAVLLFRLAAHCHRSHLRPFSRMLYFLDVVLFGADLAPGAQVGPGLAIPHPVGCGWGSGLTVGRNVIMTGAARFGTAAAQDEARMGQPTIGDDVILLDGAKAMGPVSIGDRAVVAANALVLHDVPPDAIVVGQPARVVKMRYERPGSVGRDGAVLAAERAVAEAAGTTEGR